In a genomic window of Vulpes vulpes isolate BD-2025 chromosome 6, VulVul3, whole genome shotgun sequence:
- the CCDC70 gene encoding coiled-coil domain-containing protein 70 → MFPFKVRKWTGLACLRAAVGSSPNVRQKKLIHKLQEEKAFREEMKIFREKIEDFREEMWNFRGKIRAFRGQIVGFWEEERPFWEEEKTFWKEEKSFWEMEKSFREEEKTFWMKYRTFWKEDKAFWKEDTALWERDRNLLQEDKALWEEEKALWVEERALLEEEKALWEDKKSLWEEENALWEEEKAFWVAGGGPFAEGQVPDDRPDVVDGAPPSPAFPRGRA, encoded by the coding sequence ATGTTTCCCTTCAAGGTGCGCAAATGGACGGGGCTGGCTTGCCTCCGGGCCGCGGTGGGCTCCTCACCCAACGTCCGCCAGAAGAAACTAATCCACAAGCTGCAGGAGGAAAAGGCCTTCCGGGAAGAGATGAAGATTTTTCGCGAGAAAATAGAAGACTTCAGGGAGGAGATGTGGAACTTCCGAGGCAAGATCCGTGCTTTCCGGGGTCAGATCGTGGGCTtctgggaggaggagagacctttctgggaagaggagaaaaccttctggaaagaggaaaaatccTTCTGGGAAATGGAAAAGTCCTTCCGAGAAGAAGAGAAGACCTTCTGGATGAAGTACCGTACCTTCTGGAAGGAGGACAAGGCCTTTTGGAAAGAGGACACCGCCTTATGGGAAAGAGACCGGAACCTTCTTCAGGAGGACAAGGCCTtgtgggaggaagagaaagccCTGTGGGTCGAGGAAAGGGCTCttctggaggaggagaaggcgCTGTGGGAGGACAAGAAGTCCCTCTGGGAGGAAGAGAACGCCctctgggaggaggagaaggcattCTGGGTGGCAGGCGGTGGCCCTTTTGCTGAGGGGCAGGTCCCTGACGACAGGCCCGATGTCGTCGATGGGGCACCACCGTCACCAGCCTTCCCCCGGGGCAGAGCATGA